Proteins encoded by one window of Cystobacter ferrugineus:
- a CDS encoding Imm26 family immunity protein, producing the protein MGKQKHKTGTFVRLALADGSFGYGRLLEPPHVAFYDHRTTGPDSDLNRIASKPVLFKIAVNLLALNAWEFIGWRALEEHLTQPLVQFRQDVGDFRRCTIFDTAGNKRAAEPKDCVGLERASVWERDSIEERLLDAFLGRPNAAVEHLKVRLR; encoded by the coding sequence TTGGGCAAGCAGAAACACAAGACAGGCACGTTTGTCAGGCTGGCGCTCGCCGATGGTTCCTTCGGGTATGGTAGACTGCTTGAGCCACCCCACGTTGCTTTCTACGATCATAGGACCACGGGCCCAGACTCTGATTTGAACAGGATTGCCTCAAAGCCCGTTCTTTTCAAGATTGCCGTCAACCTGCTGGCTCTGAATGCGTGGGAGTTCATCGGATGGAGAGCGCTCGAGGAGCACCTGACTCAGCCGCTCGTTCAGTTCAGGCAGGACGTGGGAGACTTCCGTCGTTGCACCATCTTCGACACCGCTGGCAACAAGAGAGCCGCTGAGCCCAAGGACTGCGTGGGGCTTGAGCGAGCCTCGGTCTGGGAACGAGATTCCATCGAGGAACGTCTGCTCGATGCCTTCCTGGGGCGGCCCAATGCCGCTGTGGAGCACTTGAAGGTACGCCTGCGTTAG
- a CDS encoding SDR family oxidoreductase: MEDAVVFLASPRAAYVTGAVLRVDGGTVRSV, encoded by the coding sequence GTGGAGGACGCGGTGGTGTTCCTGGCGAGCCCTCGCGCGGCGTATGTGACCGGTGCGGTGTTGCGCGTCGACGGCGGGACCGTTCGCAGCGTGTGA
- a CDS encoding MarR family winged helix-turn-helix transcriptional regulator — protein MSTKNVHDAHIKASLPELHRALLDIVIVMNRPERDVALLEMAGLKLERALFPLLVLVERMGPIGVGDLAGRVGRDYTTVSRQVARLEELGLVDRRAGSADKRVREAIITPRGKAATDALDAAREEMALTLFRDWTLKDFNELVRLMRRLADVMSEEPTAAP, from the coding sequence GTGTCAACGAAAAATGTGCATGATGCACATATCAAGGCGTCCCTACCCGAGCTGCATCGAGCGCTGCTCGACATCGTGATCGTGATGAACCGCCCTGAGCGCGACGTGGCGTTGCTGGAGATGGCGGGCCTGAAGCTCGAGCGTGCGCTCTTCCCGCTCCTCGTCCTGGTCGAGCGGATGGGGCCGATCGGCGTGGGCGATCTCGCCGGTCGCGTCGGGCGCGACTACACCACCGTCAGCCGCCAGGTGGCGAGGCTGGAGGAACTCGGACTCGTCGACCGCCGCGCGGGCTCGGCCGACAAAAGGGTACGCGAGGCGATCATCACCCCGCGTGGGAAGGCGGCGACGGACGCCCTCGATGCCGCCCGCGAGGAAATGGCATTGACCTTGTTCCGCGACTGGACGCTCAAGGACTTCAACGAACTGGTCCGGTTGATGCGGAGGCTGGCCGACGTCATGAGCGAGGAGCCGACGGCCGCCCCTTGA
- a CDS encoding DUF2911 domain-containing protein: MDVLAKKSADTYEAFTIAFDDKGTALNFSWENTQVSVPVRPAKKG; the protein is encoded by the coding sequence GTGGATGTGCTGGCGAAGAAGAGCGCCGACACCTACGAGGCCTTCACGATTGCCTTTGATGACAAGGGCACCGCGCTGAACTTCTCGTGGGAGAACACGCAGGTCTCCGTGCCCGTGCGTCCGGCGAAGAAGGGCTGA
- a CDS encoding YopT-type cysteine protease domain-containing protein — MTIQKTRSAPMPRVLDSTPTSRPASPATSGAAAPAAAPRAETSKAPAAPPASYHQDQLGKARAPSQAPAGNPVFQSKQDIAVMNSRRNSVYGARAPKVSNRAESTSQTRVDCDQLAQKHGTACTTKIFQSDPGRLEGAAIQAFPGTSNGVCVAMSSEWIRANLQDAKEGTQAHSTLFHEMAENGGGRINSHFFNKQQQHLESNQHINPLVEEQKAAQQAVIKTYNDIQNPPKPSLWASMTGSAQPPPTMADLAPKNAAYHAAKKAADDAKQAELNRVVGNLSHGSVEPGSDFDKVHQDFAGQFPKQGFYQVSLFRKDGTGGHDIAVQMGNNPRLLDPNTGEWKFQSPAHMNAFMHDYMKTIYPSYAGGYVDSTHYPA; from the coding sequence ATGACCATCCAGAAGACCCGGAGTGCCCCGATGCCAAGGGTGCTCGACTCGACGCCGACGAGCAGACCCGCCAGTCCGGCGACGAGCGGTGCGGCGGCTCCAGCAGCGGCGCCGCGCGCCGAGACCTCCAAGGCACCCGCCGCCCCGCCCGCCAGCTATCACCAGGATCAGCTCGGCAAGGCGCGCGCGCCGTCCCAGGCGCCCGCCGGCAACCCGGTGTTCCAGTCCAAGCAGGACATCGCCGTGATGAACTCGCGGCGCAACTCCGTCTACGGCGCGCGCGCTCCCAAGGTCAGCAACAGGGCCGAGTCCACGAGCCAGACCCGGGTCGACTGCGACCAGCTGGCGCAAAAGCATGGCACGGCCTGCACGACGAAGATCTTCCAGAGTGATCCCGGCCGCCTGGAGGGAGCCGCCATCCAGGCGTTCCCCGGAACCAGCAATGGGGTGTGCGTCGCGATGTCCTCGGAGTGGATCCGCGCCAACCTCCAGGATGCGAAGGAGGGCACCCAGGCCCACTCGACGCTCTTCCATGAGATGGCGGAGAACGGCGGGGGACGCATCAACAGCCACTTCTTCAACAAGCAGCAGCAGCATCTGGAGAGCAACCAACACATCAATCCGCTCGTGGAGGAGCAGAAGGCCGCGCAGCAGGCAGTCATCAAAACCTACAACGACATCCAGAACCCGCCCAAGCCCTCCTTGTGGGCATCCATGACGGGCTCCGCGCAACCGCCACCGACCATGGCGGATCTCGCTCCGAAGAACGCCGCCTACCATGCGGCGAAAAAGGCCGCCGATGACGCGAAGCAGGCCGAGCTCAACCGGGTCGTGGGCAACCTGAGCCACGGGAGTGTCGAACCCGGGAGCGATTTCGACAAGGTGCACCAGGACTTCGCCGGGCAGTTCCCCAAGCAGGGGTTCTACCAGGTGAGCCTCTTCCGGAAGGACGGCACCGGGGGGCACGACATCGCGGTGCAGATGGGGAACAACCCGCGGCTGCTCGACCCGAACACCGGCGAATGGAAGTTCCAGTCGCCAGCGCACATGAACGCCTTCATGCACGATTACATGAAGACAATCTATCCGAGTTACGCCGGAGGCTACGTCGACTCCACGCATTATCCCGCGTAA